The DNA region TTCCGCCCGCAGAATCTCCAAGAGACTCCGCCTGCCATGCTGCGTCACAGACGCCACGGAACGCGCACCAGTAGCACCTCTCTGATGACGGCTCAGGGTGGAAATCCAGTGCCTTCATCCTGTCAGTGGCTTCTGTAAGTTGCTTCAGAGTCGCTTGAAGAGTGTCTGGCCCAAAGGTCACCAGTACGCCGTGCCGCAGATAAGCCAGTGCCGCCTGCGAGGCGCCAAGCTGATAGGCATACAGCGCCAGCTGAGGCAGATACTTCTCCGACTGCATTCGGCGGAGAGCGGCGCAGGTTTTCGGTACGCCGGGCACCGTCTGGCAGCGCCGCATGAAGTTGACAACCCCGGTTCAGGTTCCGTCCATATTCGTCGTCCGTCGCCCCAACGTTGAAGACGCATTCGCCTGTGGCACTTTGTGGTGTTTTAAGGCGCTGCCTGTGGCACTTTGTGGACTTTGGGTGGGCTTACCCGTGGCACTTTGTGGAATTTACCTGTGGCACTTTGTGGTGTTTTAAGGCGCTGCCTGTGGCACTTTGTGGACTTTGGGTGGGCTTACCCGTGGCACTTTGTGGAATTTACCTGTGGCACTTTGTGGTGTTTTAAGACGCTGCCTGTGGCACTTTGTGGACTTTGGGTGGGCTTACCCGTGGCACTTTGTGGAATTTGGGGGCTCCTGCCCGTGGCACTTTGTGGAAAAATTCGTGCAAACGCCCTCCCAGACTGAATTTTTTTGCCCACCTTGATGATGATCATCATATCTTTTTCCTTATCTTTTAAAAGATATGATCATTCATCAAAGTACCGGAGAGAACGCAGCGGAGCAGGTACACTTTAACTATGGCAACCAAGGACATGGTCATCAGACATGACGAACCAAACTTGGCACGCCTCAATCTGGTTCTGGCACTTAACCGTACCGAGCTGAGCGAGTGGGCCCGTGAGATCTCTGTCGATGCCATGGGTACCATCTCTATCCGATGCACAGCACCTCGTCACGGTCTGGTGCCACACGGCATTGATAACGACATTCTCTTGGGGCTGGTCAACGCAGCAGTCTTGCAGGGTATGCCAGAAGACGACACCGTCAGGCTGTCGACCAGAGAACTGCTTCAACTGAGTGGAATCACGCCCAGTGCCCGAGCGTATAAGAACTTGCAGGAGACGCTGCGGCGTTTACAGTACACAGCTTATGACCTGACCGACAGCTGGTACGACGGAACCAAGCATCGCTGGCGGACGGTCAGTTTCAGTTTGATCAGTCGCCTGGGTGCAGAGGACAATACCAAAGACGTATCGAACGCTGGGCAGTGGCGTGCGGAGACGCTGTTGGCCATCCGTTTGGACGACAGCCTGATGAGCAATATCCGTGCAGGGCACCTGCTTCCTCTGGACACCGAAGTCTTGTCGCATCTCCGGCAGCCCATGACCCGCAACGTGTTCCGTACCCTGTCTTTTCAGTGCACTGGCGCTTCACAGGATTCGGTTCTGGCCTTTCACGTGCCGCTGAGCATCTGGGCGACCCACCTCGGGATGCACGAATTGCGGTCAGATTCGGTGATGCGGGCGCTCAAACCAGCTCATGACGAGCTGATCAAGGTGGGTTTTCTGAAGAGCGTTGATTACACTGGCCGCGGAAAAACCCGGACCATTCGCTACATTTTTGACAATATTCGGACGGTGGCCGATCCCGAAACGGTCGCGCTGCTGGTCCGCTACAACGTCAGCGGTAGCCGGGCCCTGACTCTGGCCCAGTCATACGGCGCGGAAGGGGTTCAGCGGGCTGTGGCGGTCCTGGAAGCCTTACTTCAGGGCAGCTACAAGACCAAGATCCGAAACCGCGCCGGCCTGCTGAGTGACATTCTGGAGAATCCAGACAAATACGACACCATCCTGACGGATGTGGAGGGTACGGCGGTATCGGTAGAGGTAGACCGCAAGGCACAGAGGGTCGAAACGGAGGAGTCACCTGCTCCCAGAGACGAAAAGTCGGCACGGATGATTCTGCTGAATCAGCTTGACGACACCGAGGAGCGTCGCCGCCTACGTGACCGCGCGGTTGAGTTGTACGTTCATCACCGTGCCAGCACGCTTGAGCTGATGAAGCTGCTCCGGCTCAGTGACGAGGAGGCGGACGCCTTCTTGACCGAGTTGGAGGGGCGATAGGCGCTCATCTGTAGACGTTCCTCGTGCCAGAGCTGCCGAGCCTCAAGAGGCCGGCAAACGCTTGACAGAAAACGGAACAGCACTCACAATGCAGGTATCTAAGCTTTCTTAGAGAGTTTACCCAGGAGCCTGCCAGATGCCACCAAGACTGACCCATCTTCGGATGCATTATCTACAGGTCATTGCTCGCCTGACCGACCTTGACGGCCCGCCGAGTGCAGCCGAGCTGGCCCGTGAACTGCGCCTCACTGAAGCGACTATGAGTTATCACGTCACTGCCCTGACGGAACTGGGCTATCTATTGATAGCGGCGTAAGTTGGCGTCCATAAGCTGACGGGGCAGGTGAATATAGCGGACCCGCTGCCAGGCGGTGACAAGCCTCTTTTTCAGCGCTCTGATGGAGTGGGCACAAAAGTTCCCCAACACATTGCGCTTGACGTAGGCCCACACCAACTCGATCGGGTTCAACTCTGGAGCATACGGAGGCAGAAAGATCAGAGAGAGGCGTTCGTGGGTTCCCACGAACGCCTGGGTCACTTTCGCGTGATGAATTCTCGCATTGTCCAGCACCACGACGATGTTCCCCTGAACTTGGCGCAGGATGTGCCCAAAGAATCGGATGACTTCTCCACTGCGGATCGCTCCGGATGTTGTGTGCTGGAAGAATCGTCCATCTGAAGTGATCGCCCCAATCGTCGAAAGCTTCTCCCAGTTCGCTCTGAGCGTGACCAGGGGCGTGACGCCCCTGGGTGACCACGTTCGCCTTCGCACGCCTTTCAACGAGAATCCGACCTCATCCAGATAGATGATTGTGGCTCCCTCAGCGACCTTTTTTTTCCAACTCCGGGAGCACCTGTTCCCGCCAGGATGCAATCCGAAGTTCGTTCCGCTCAGCAGCCCGCCCATCTGGCATCTGTGGGCTGAACCCCAACTTTCGTAGGATTTTACGGACGTGATCATGGTGGTACCACACCTCGAAGTGCCGCCCGATCAGCTCTGCCACGCGTTTTGTCGTCCAAGTTTCGTCAGGAAACCCATGCTGCAGAGCACCCTCCCGCAGGAGGGTGCGAAGCTGGTCGTGCTGAGACTCAGTCAGCCGAGCAGGACGACCAGAGCTGACCGTCGCTTGCAAGCTTCCCTTCTTTCTGAGCCGAGCACTCCAAGAAGTCACCGTGAGCACGGAGACGCCGAAGTGAGCAGCAATTTCGCGGTGTGTGTGGCTGCCTTGCTGCAGCCACTCGGTAGCAGCCAGACGCCGCTCCTCAAGTTGGGCACGAGAATATTGGTTCGGTTGCCATTCCACGGTCCCTAGAGTTTAGCAGCGCATACTTACGCCGTTATCAATAGAACGCCGCGGACCACGCGGCCGCTTGCAACTGACAGAAAAGGCTCACCCCCTGATCCACAGGGGCCTGCCGATTTATGGGTCCATCGCGGCGGGGCTGCCTGCATTTGCCCATCAAGATCCGGATGCCTACACCCCCAGCCTGGAAGAACTTCTCGGTGTGCGGCGCGGTGACTTTCTGCTCCAGATTCGCGGTGAAAGTATGACGGGCCTTGGCATCACGCCCGGAGACTATGTGGTCATTCGACCGGCGGAGGAGGTGATAGACGGTCAGGTGGCAGCCGTGCTGATTCCCGACGAAGATGCCGCCACTCTCAAGCGGGTCTACCGCAAAGGCAAGCAGGTTTGGCTGCAAAGCGAGAATGCAGCGATGCCGACCCTGAAGTATCCGGCGGATGCAGTCCGGGTTCAGGGCCGACTGATCGGCAAGGTGGGCCTGTTCGGCTGAGAAGCGAGTGGAGCATGTCTATGATCGCCTGCCTGCTTCTCCAACCCTGGTCGCTCAAGCTGCTCACGCGGCAGTACCCTGGGGTCCCAGCAGCCGTCCTGAAAGAAGGCGGGCGGGTGCTCTATGCGGATCAGCTTGCCACCGATGCGGGTGTGACTCCTGGTCAACCGCTGCACGCGGCCCTTTCACGCTGCCCGGAGTTGCACGCTGAAGTTGGCTGCCCGGCTCAGGCCAGCGCCGCCTGGGCCGAACTGCTGGAACTGCTTTATAGCGGATTCTCCGACCGGGTTTACAGCCCGCAGGAAGGTCTGGCGTTTGTGAAGGTTGGCGCAGGTGCAGCCCGGCAGTTGGCCGCTTTGTTAGAGGCCCCGGTTGGCCTCGGCGGCAGCACGGAGCTGTCTCAGCTCGCGGCCCTGCGGGCACTCCCCGGAGAAGTCCGCACTGCAGGCACCGGTCAGGCCGAACAGGCCTTTTTGATGTTGACTCCTCTCCCCCACCTGAATGCCCTGGGACTGACCGAGCGTCACCTAGAGCGTTTACAGTTTCTAGGTATCGACGGGTTGGCGGCACTGATGAAGTGGTCAGCGGCGCAAAGAGAAGCGTTTCTGGGCGTGGAAACGGGTCAGCGTCTGAACCGCTTTTTCAGAGGAGAACGCACGTCCGCCCTCCCCCTTCACCACGCTCCGCTCTTGCTGAGCCGTAGCCTGGAACCAGACGCCCCGCTTCTGGAGCCCGGCGAGGCGGCCGCAGCCCTAATGGACCTGGCAACCGCGCTCTGTGAAGAGTTAGAGGGCCGCTTTGCGGCGCAGCTCCGCGTGAAGGTCCATACCCTGGCCGGTGAAGTGCAGGCAACCCGGCAACTGAAAGGGCGGCTGGACGTCCGGGGCCTGGCGCGGCTGGCGGAGCTGACCTTACATGAAACCCAGGCCTTGCCGCTGGGCATTGACAGAATAAGCCTGGAACTGACTGGTCTGAGCCGTCCAGCCCAGATGACCAGCCTGTTCGCGCGGATAGGAGATCTGGACGTGACTGGGGACTTGCTCCGCCGGTTCCCGCAGGCGCTGGTGAAGGTGGAATGGCTTGATGAGTATGCCTACGCAGCCGATGCGCAGTACCGCTGGGTGGATTGGGCGAGCGGCGAGCCGCGTCCTTCGCCTATCACTCCACTGCCGCCCCAACCGCCAGCCAGACTCCGGCGGGTGTCCGATCCGGTCGGGACTCACCAGCGGTTCTTCGAAGGTGAAGGATGAAGGCTGTGCAGCAACCCGTGGCGGTGCTGGAGGCTGACCATCAGCCGCGGAGTTTTATTTGGAATGGCAGGGCTTACCGGATTGCCCAGATACTTGACCGCTGGCAGTATGGTGGACGCTGGTGGCTGGGAGAAGCGGGGCGCGACTGTTTTCTGGTCCAGGCTGGTGGCCTGACCGCGGAGCTGCACCATGAGCGAGGCAAGGAGGAGTGCTGGTGGCTGGCACGCGTCCAGGACTGACGGCCCTGCTGACCTGTCAGTCGTTCTTCTCGGAAGGGCGGTCCACAGTATCACCGGGGCGTCTGGTTGAGCGGGCGGCTGCGGCTGGCTTCAGCGCTGTCGGATTGACCGATCATCTCAGCGTGTCGGGCGCCGCCGAGCTGTGTGAAGCGGCGCGGGAACATGGCTTACGCAGCCTAATCGGGGCAACTGTTCCGGTCGCCTTTCCTGCTCCAGCACGGGCCTCTTCAGCAACGGAAATCTGGCCGCTGATCTTACTCGCCAGGAACCGTACCGGATACGCCCGGCTGTGTGAGTGGATCACGCACGTTCGGATGAACGAGCTGGACGCTTTACCGGCCAGCCTGTTGGGCACGGCCGAACCAGACAGCTTGGTCTGTTTGACCGGTGGCCGCAGCGGATTTCCCACCTCTTTGGGAGAACGCCATCAGATTCCGAGGATCGCGGCTCTCCTGAGGGAGTTGCGGTCCGCGTTCCGTTTCAACCTCTACGTGCAGCTCTATCACGGCGAGGCACCGGGAGAAGCGCGGCGGCTCAGCCTGCTGCGCGGCCTGGCCCGCGACCTGGAGTTGCCGGTGGTAGCGGCCCCGCAGGTTTGTATGGCTGCACCTGAGGACTATCCCCTGCTGGACGCCCTTACTTGCGCCCGCCTGGGCACGGATGTCAGCGTGCCGCACCCGGAGCGGCCCAGAAACGCCTGCGCCTGGGTGCGGACGCCGCTTGACTGGGGAGCCAAACTCTTCTTTCCGGACGCCCTGCTCAATGCCGAAAAGCTGGCGAGCGAATGTGCGCTCAACCTGTTGCCGGAGCGTCTCAGTGTTCCGGAGCCGCGACTGCTTCCTGGGCAGACGGCGCAGTCCCTACTGGAGACCCGAGCCTTCGCCGCACTGCCTGAACACTACCCTCACCGGCTGGCCGAAGCAGACCGCCGGCTGCGTGAGGAGTTGGCGACGGTGCGGGAGCTGGAGATGGCCGGATTTTTCCTGTTGGCTGCAGAGGTGACGGATTACTGCCGCCAGCATGGCATTCTGGCCGCCGGACGCGGATCGGCGGCTGGATCAGTGCTGTGCTACCTGCTGGGCATCACGCTGTCAGATCCCCTGGAGCACGGCCTGCTGTTCGAGCGCTTCTTGCATACCGGGCGCGCCCAGATGCCGGACATCGATATTGACATCGCCAGTTCTCGGCGCAGTCAGGTGCTGGCCTGGGTCGAAGAGCGCTTCGGGGATCAGGGCAGCGGCGAAGCGATGGTGGCCAACCGGGTGACCTACCGCCTGCCGAGCGCGGTGCAGGACCTGGGCCGGGCACTGGGGCTTCCCAAGGAGTTGCGGGACCGACTGTCCCGTGCGCTGGGCCGCGACTACCGCCACCACCGGCCGCACCGCGCCCGGGAAGCCGAACTGGTCTTCGACGAGGTTCTGGGAACGGCTCCGGTTCGGGAAACCCTGCTCAGGTTGCTGGAAAGCATGGAGCCCCGGTTTGTGCGTCATCTCGCTCCTCATTCGGGTGGCGTGGTGCTGTCCAGTCGGCCGCTGACATTTTACAGCCCGCTGATGCGCTCCAGCGGTGGCCTACGGATGCTGATGTTTGACAAGGACGACATCGAGCGGCTGGGCCTGGTCAAGCTGGACCTGCTGGGCCTGCGGATGCTCTCGGCGCTGGAGCGGGCCCGCGAAGAGGCCCTGCGGCTGAGTGGTGAGTGGGTGAATTATGGTGCCCTGCCGGACGATCCCCAGGTCTGGCAGCGCATCGCGTCGGGCGATACGCTGGGCCTCTTTCAGATTGAGTCCCCGGCCCAGACCCAATTGGCCGCCCGGCTGCACCCCGGCGATCTGCAGGCGCTGGCCCACCAGATTGCCCTGATTCGGCCCGGGCCCATCCAGTCGGGCAGCGTGCATCCGTATGTGCGGCGCGCCCGTGGTGAGGAGCCGGTGCCCAAACGAATGGAGCCGCTGCGCACCATACTGGCGTCCACTCACGGGACCCTGCTGTTTCAAGAGCAGATTCTGCGCATCGCGGTACAGTTCGCCGGCTACTCCTGGCCGGAGGCGGACCGCTTCCGCAGCTGCCTGAGCCGAGTGGAGGACGCAGGTGAACTGGAGCAGCTGCGCCGGCAGTTCGTCCTGGGCGCGGCGCTGACCGTCGGCGCTTTTCCTGAAGAGGCGGAAGCGGTCTTCACTGAGTGCACGCAGTTCCGCGGCTACGGCTTCGCAGAAAGCCACTCGCATGCTTTTGCCCAGCATGCTTATGCCAGTGCATGGATGCGGCAGCATCACCCGGCCGCGTTCCTGGCTGGGGTATTGAGTGAGCACCCTGGTATGTGGCCGCTGAGTACTACAGCGCAGCAGGCGCGCCGCTGGGGAGTCAGGCTGGAACCGGTCTGTATCAACCGCAGTGGCCTGAACTACCGTGCCCTGAGCCGTGACCGGGTCCGTATTCCTTTGAGGCAGCTGGAACAGGTTTCGGATGACCTGGCTCGCCGCATCGTTCTCGAGCGAATGCAGGGTGGGGCGTACCAGAGCGTGGAAGATTTCTACGACCGGGTGGCCTGTCCCCTGCCGGCGCTGGAAAGTCTGGTGGGGGCTGGAGCGTTCGACCGTGTCGATCGCAGCAAAAACCGCCGAGAAGCGTACTATGTGCTGCACACGGTGGCTCATGCCCGTCCGTCTGGCCAGCGAGGTCTGCTGAGCGTCTTCGCGCCGGTGCCCGAACTTCCTGAACTTGGTCCCGACGATGGGCTGCTGCTGGATTTGAAAACCGCGGGGGTCTCAGCGAGTGGCCGGCACCCGCTGGACATGCACCGGGCTGCGCT from Deinococcus sp. Marseille-Q6407 includes:
- a CDS encoding Y-family DNA polymerase, whose translation is MSMIACLLLQPWSLKLLTRQYPGVPAAVLKEGGRVLYADQLATDAGVTPGQPLHAALSRCPELHAEVGCPAQASAAWAELLELLYSGFSDRVYSPQEGLAFVKVGAGAARQLAALLEAPVGLGGSTELSQLAALRALPGEVRTAGTGQAEQAFLMLTPLPHLNALGLTERHLERLQFLGIDGLAALMKWSAAQREAFLGVETGQRLNRFFRGERTSALPLHHAPLLLSRSLEPDAPLLEPGEAAAALMDLATALCEELEGRFAAQLRVKVHTLAGEVQATRQLKGRLDVRGLARLAELTLHETQALPLGIDRISLELTGLSRPAQMTSLFARIGDLDVTGDLLRRFPQALVKVEWLDEYAYAADAQYRWVDWASGEPRPSPITPLPPQPPARLRRVSDPVGTHQRFFEGEG
- the dnaE gene encoding DNA polymerase III subunit alpha, with translation MAGTRPGLTALLTCQSFFSEGRSTVSPGRLVERAAAAGFSAVGLTDHLSVSGAAELCEAAREHGLRSLIGATVPVAFPAPARASSATEIWPLILLARNRTGYARLCEWITHVRMNELDALPASLLGTAEPDSLVCLTGGRSGFPTSLGERHQIPRIAALLRELRSAFRFNLYVQLYHGEAPGEARRLSLLRGLARDLELPVVAAPQVCMAAPEDYPLLDALTCARLGTDVSVPHPERPRNACAWVRTPLDWGAKLFFPDALLNAEKLASECALNLLPERLSVPEPRLLPGQTAQSLLETRAFAALPEHYPHRLAEADRRLREELATVRELEMAGFFLLAAEVTDYCRQHGILAAGRGSAAGSVLCYLLGITLSDPLEHGLLFERFLHTGRAQMPDIDIDIASSRRSQVLAWVEERFGDQGSGEAMVANRVTYRLPSAVQDLGRALGLPKELRDRLSRALGRDYRHHRPHRAREAELVFDEVLGTAPVRETLLRLLESMEPRFVRHLAPHSGGVVLSSRPLTFYSPLMRSSGGLRMLMFDKDDIERLGLVKLDLLGLRMLSALERAREEALRLSGEWVNYGALPDDPQVWQRIASGDTLGLFQIESPAQTQLAARLHPGDLQALAHQIALIRPGPIQSGSVHPYVRRARGEEPVPKRMEPLRTILASTHGTLLFQEQILRIAVQFAGYSWPEADRFRSCLSRVEDAGELEQLRRQFVLGAALTVGAFPEEAEAVFTECTQFRGYGFAESHSHAFAQHAYASAWMRQHHPAAFLAGVLSEHPGMWPLSTTAQQARRWGVRLEPVCINRSGLNYRALSRDRVRIPLRQLEQVSDDLARRIVLERMQGGAYQSVEDFYDRVACPLPALESLVGAGAFDRVDRSKNRREAYYVLHTVAHARPSGQRGLLSVFAPVPELPELGPDDGLLLDLKTAGVSASGRHPLDMHRAALRDLGVQTLASLQHGRRALTAGMIIARQRPPTARGFAFFVLEDTTGRVQAIISPELWEAHRALLRDAAALVIQGEARRQGQSVSLRAEILSDLPLGTKVVGYSYG
- a CDS encoding LexA family protein, with product MQLTEKAHPLIHRGLPIYGSIAAGLPAFAHQDPDAYTPSLEELLGVRRGDFLLQIRGESMTGLGITPGDYVVIRPAEEVIDGQVAAVLIPDEDAATLKRVYRKGKQVWLQSENAAMPTLKYPADAVRVQGRLIGKVGLFG
- a CDS encoding replication initiator protein A, with protein sequence MATKDMVIRHDEPNLARLNLVLALNRTELSEWAREISVDAMGTISIRCTAPRHGLVPHGIDNDILLGLVNAAVLQGMPEDDTVRLSTRELLQLSGITPSARAYKNLQETLRRLQYTAYDLTDSWYDGTKHRWRTVSFSLISRLGAEDNTKDVSNAGQWRAETLLAIRLDDSLMSNIRAGHLLPLDTEVLSHLRQPMTRNVFRTLSFQCTGASQDSVLAFHVPLSIWATHLGMHELRSDSVMRALKPAHDELIKVGFLKSVDYTGRGKTRTIRYIFDNIRTVADPETVALLVRYNVSGSRALTLAQSYGAEGVQRAVAVLEALLQGSYKTKIRNRAGLLSDILENPDKYDTILTDVEGTAVSVEVDRKAQRVETEESPAPRDEKSARMILLNQLDDTEERRRLRDRAVELYVHHRASTLELMKLLRLSDEEADAFLTELEGR
- a CDS encoding helix-turn-helix domain-containing protein, with product MPPRLTHLRMHYLQVIARLTDLDGPPSAAELARELRLTEATMSYHVTALTELGYLLIAA
- a CDS encoding PD-(D/E)XK nuclease family protein — its product is MRRCQTVPGVPKTCAALRRMQSEKYLPQLALYAYQLGASQAALAYLRHGVLVTFGPDTLQATLKQLTEATDRMKALDFHPEPSSERCYWCAFRGVCDAAWQAESLGDSAGGTGVPSCA
- a CDS encoding DUF6504 family protein, whose product is MKAVQQPVAVLEADHQPRSFIWNGRAYRIAQILDRWQYGGRWWLGEAGRDCFLVQAGGLTAELHHERGKEECWWLARVQD
- a CDS encoding IS630 family transposase (programmed frameshift); amino-acid sequence: MEWQPNQYSRAQLEERRLAATEWLQQGSHTHREIAAHFGVSVLTVTSWSARLRKKGSLQATVSSGRPARLTESQHDQLRTLLREGALQHGFPDETWTTKRVAELIGRHFEVWYHHDHVRKILRKLGFSPQMPDGRAAERNELRIASWREQVLPELEKKVAEGATIIYLDEVGFSLKGVRRRTWSPRGVTPLVTLRANWEKLSTIGAITSDGRFFQHTTSGAIRSGEVIRFFGHILRQVQGNIVVVLDNARIHHAKVTQAFVGTHERLSLIFLPPYAPELNPIELVWAYVKRNVLGNFCAHSIRALKKRLVTAWQRVRYIHLPRQLMDANLRRYQ